A window of the Comamonas sp. Y33R10-2 genome harbors these coding sequences:
- a CDS encoding peptidoglycan DD-metalloendopeptidase family protein — MLVSRSLGALGSAVLAGVILAGCSTQANRAPVEDRGQSSSASSTVDVKSLPGAENAGKPGYYTIKPGDTLIRVGLEHGQSWKDIARWSNLDNPNAIEVGQVVRVVPPGRDASVASTSTGSGRTVAPVVVGGGAATTPTAPAATATPVPSAPPSSAPAASGADAVNFIWPASGSLIAGFDEQRNKGYDISGKAGDPVIAAADGRVVYAGAGLRGYGNLIILKHNNTYLTAYAHNQSLLVKEDQSVKKGQKIAEMGSTDADRVKLHFEVRRQGKPVDPSRYLPSR, encoded by the coding sequence ATGTTGGTATCGCGAAGTCTTGGTGCATTGGGATCGGCAGTGCTGGCAGGTGTCATCCTCGCCGGTTGCTCTACTCAGGCAAACAGGGCTCCTGTGGAAGATCGCGGACAGTCGTCTTCCGCCTCTTCGACTGTGGACGTCAAATCTCTGCCCGGTGCAGAAAATGCGGGCAAGCCTGGTTACTACACCATCAAGCCCGGTGACACGCTGATTCGCGTGGGCTTGGAGCATGGTCAGAGCTGGAAAGACATTGCCCGCTGGAGCAATCTGGACAACCCCAATGCAATCGAAGTCGGTCAAGTCGTGCGCGTAGTGCCGCCTGGGCGCGATGCGTCAGTGGCATCAACCTCGACTGGCTCGGGTCGCACCGTGGCTCCTGTGGTGGTTGGTGGTGGCGCTGCAACGACACCAACAGCACCAGCCGCAACAGCAACGCCTGTGCCCTCGGCGCCCCCAAGCAGCGCACCAGCAGCCTCGGGTGCTGATGCTGTCAACTTCATCTGGCCTGCCAGTGGTTCGCTGATTGCTGGCTTTGATGAGCAGCGCAACAAGGGTTATGACATCAGCGGTAAAGCGGGTGACCCTGTGATCGCTGCTGCTGACGGCCGTGTGGTGTATGCCGGCGCTGGCTTGCGTGGTTACGGCAACCTGATCATCTTGAAGCACAACAACACCTATCTGACGGCCTATGCCCACAACCAGTCTTTGCTGGTTAAGGAAGATCAGTCCGTGAAGAAGGGTCAGAAAATTGCCGAAATGGGCAGCACCGATGCGGATCGCGTCAAGCTGCACTTTGAAGTGCGTCGCCAGGGCAAACCTGTCGATCCTTCGCGTTACCTGCCCTCTCGTTAA
- the surE gene encoding 5'/3'-nucleotidase SurE, with the protein MKILICNDDGFQAPGIVALHDALRTVADVEVVAPEHNNSAKSNALTLNAPLYVHKAYNGFRYVNGTPADCVHIALTGLLGYRPDLVVSGINNGANMGDDTIYSGTVGAAMEGFLFGIPSIAFSQVDKGWGEIEAAAAKARQMVLDMQSQQLIGTSPWLLNVNIPNMPLDAIKSVKLCRLGRRHSAEQAIVQQSPRGETMYWIGSAGAAKDDSEGTDFHATAHGHVAMTPLKVDLTDHDSLGYWAQTASKLTGAAS; encoded by the coding sequence ATGAAGATTCTTATTTGCAATGACGACGGCTTTCAGGCCCCCGGTATCGTGGCTTTGCACGATGCCCTGCGCACCGTGGCAGACGTTGAAGTGGTGGCGCCTGAGCACAACAACAGCGCCAAGTCCAACGCCCTGACGCTGAACGCGCCGCTTTATGTACACAAGGCCTATAACGGCTTTCGCTATGTGAATGGCACGCCTGCCGATTGCGTGCATATCGCGCTGACGGGCTTGTTGGGCTACCGACCTGACTTGGTGGTCTCCGGCATCAACAACGGCGCCAATATGGGGGACGACACCATTTACTCAGGCACTGTGGGCGCGGCCATGGAAGGTTTTTTGTTCGGCATTCCCTCCATCGCCTTCTCGCAGGTTGATAAGGGGTGGGGGGAAATTGAAGCCGCTGCCGCCAAGGCCCGCCAGATGGTGCTGGACATGCAGTCGCAGCAGCTCATAGGCACGTCACCTTGGCTGCTGAACGTGAACATTCCCAATATGCCGCTGGATGCGATCAAGAGCGTCAAATTGTGCAGATTAGGCCGTCGCCACTCGGCAGAGCAAGCTATTGTTCAGCAAAGCCCGCGTGGCGAGACCATGTACTGGATTGGCAGTGCAGGCGCTGCCAAGGATGATTCAGAAGGCACGGACTTTCACGCCACGGCTCATGGCCATGTGGCGATGACGCCGCTGAAAGTGGATTTAACGGATCACGATAGTTTGGGTTATTGGGCGCAGACGGCTAGCAAACTGACAGGTGCGGCTTCGTGA
- a CDS encoding protein-L-isoaspartate(D-aspartate) O-methyltransferase, with protein sequence MTERRSPQVPGWIARSVQTSVQTGSSAARSPAPKSIYPLGVSASPVGVGLDSSAVRARMVQRIAAAGVSNPAVLHAMATVERHRFVDSALVNQAYEDTSLPIGLAQTISKPSVVARMIELLLDSDAARSGQGRVLEVGTGCGYQAAVLAMVTKEVYSIERLRGLHEKARSNLRPMRLSNVHLILGDGMVGFASGAPYAGIICAAGGEAVPQAWCEQLAVGGRLVAPVVVGSGKQALLVIDKSSHGFTQTVLEAVNFVPLKSGIA encoded by the coding sequence GTGACTGAACGCCGTTCGCCCCAAGTTCCGGGCTGGATTGCCCGCTCCGTGCAGACCTCGGTGCAAACAGGCTCTAGCGCTGCGCGCTCGCCTGCTCCTAAGTCTATCTACCCCTTGGGTGTATCAGCCTCGCCAGTGGGTGTGGGGCTTGACTCATCAGCGGTGCGTGCGCGAATGGTCCAGCGCATCGCTGCTGCAGGCGTTAGCAACCCTGCGGTGTTGCACGCCATGGCCACCGTGGAGCGCCACCGGTTTGTGGATAGTGCCTTGGTCAATCAGGCCTATGAAGACACCAGCTTGCCGATTGGTCTGGCTCAGACCATCTCCAAGCCCAGTGTTGTGGCGCGGATGATTGAGCTATTGTTGGACTCTGATGCCGCCAGAAGTGGGCAGGGCCGGGTGCTGGAAGTTGGCACAGGCTGTGGCTATCAGGCCGCTGTGCTGGCTATGGTGACCAAAGAGGTTTATTCGATAGAGCGTTTGCGCGGCCTGCACGAGAAAGCGCGCAGTAATTTGCGCCCCATGCGTTTATCGAATGTTCACTTGATTTTGGGTGATGGAATGGTGGGTTTTGCCAGCGGGGCGCCTTATGCCGGCATTATCTGTGCGGCTGGCGGAGAAGCTGTGCCACAAGCTTGGTGTGAACAATTGGCTGTAGGCGGGCGCCTTGTTGCCCCCGTCGTCGTAGGCTCGGGTAAGCAAGCGCTGCTGGTGATTGACAAGAGTTCACACGGGTTTACACAAACAGTTCTGGAAGCAGTTAACTTTGTCCCTCTAAAATCGGGGATAGCCTAA